In the Burkholderiales bacterium genome, CCGCGCTTTGTTCTCGCGGGACGAAATGCTAGGCGGACGGCGCTGTGCGTCCAGAATTTACCGGCTTTAAGACCATCGACAAATTTGCAAAGGGTTATCGGGTGGTTTACGGATAGCGGAACATGAAGGCTGGCGCCCACCGCGCGGAAACCGGCTTGACAAAAGCGGCCGACATAACCGCTTGGACATCTGTAGACCAGACGGCAGCGCGACGAAAGTATCGGTGCTGCCGCTGGCCTTCCTGCAGCCTTTAGTTTGGCCGATTGCCAGACATCGGAAAAGGCCAGGCGCCTGGAACAGGAGCTGGTTTTTCCGATTCCGATGCTTCGCTCGGCGTTGAGGTTACCGATCCGGTTGGCTTGACCACTGGTTTGGCTGCCGGCATTGCGGCCGGCTTTCTCGCAGCTGGTATTGCCGCCGCTTTTCTGGGCGCTGCTGTTTTCGGCGCAACCTTTCTGGCGACCGGTTTTTTCGCAGCGGCAGGTTTAGCAGCTTTGGTGGCGGCTTTTTTAGCGGCGGGTTTCTTCGCCGCCGTCTTGCTCGCGGATGGCTTTTTGGCCGCTGCCTTTTTAGCGGCAGGTTTCCTGGCCGCTGGTTTCTTCGCCGCTACCTTTTTAGCGGCAGGTTTATTCGCAGCGGTTTTCTTGGCCGCTACCTTTTTAGCGGCAGGTTTCGCTTTGGCTGCGGGCTTTTTCGCTGCCGTTTTTTTAGCAGCCGGCTTCTTCGCCGCCGCTTTCTTAGCAGGTTTCTTGGCCGCCGATTTCTTGGCCGCCGGCTTTTTCGCTGCACTTGCTTTCGGTTTTGTTGCCATGTCCAACCTCCTGTTCAAGTTATAGGAACGTCCGTTTCAACCGCAACGCTACCAATAGCCGCGTGCATATGGCAAAGGCTGGACGCACGCGTCCAGCCTTCTTGCATTGGCTATTACTGCTACAACAGCGATGATCCACGAAGCAGAATGGTCGCCAAAGCCCTGCGCTCGCCAAAAGCTTCTCTCGAAAAAGTGCGATTTAACAGTGCCCCGTTTCCAGTCCGCGTTCCTTTATCCTCGCTTGTTGATCTGCTCGTCCGTTTCGAAACATCCGGCAACCCTGGCTCCTGGTCGGCGAGGAATGCTTCCGTAGACGTTAAGGTTGATTTCGGCGGGTCCCGTTTATGACAGTGATCCGCGACGGGCAGCGAAGGTCAATCCCAATTCAGTGCGCCTCCCGTCTGATATTCGGTAACGCGCGTTTCGAAGAAATTCTTCTCCTTCTTCAGATCGACCATTTCCGACATCCACGGAAACGGATTGGTAGCGCCGACGAACAGGACATCAAGTCCGATCTGCTGGCAGCGGCGATTCGCGATGAAGCGCAGATATTCCTTGAACATCGGCGCATTCAAACCGAGCACGCCGCGCGGCATCGTATCTTCCGCGTAGCGATACTCGAGTTCAACACCGCGCTGAATCAAGCCGCGAATTTCTTCGCGGAATTCGCTCGTCCACAGATGCGGGTTTTCCATTTTTATCTGGTTGATCACGTCAATGCCGAAATTACAATGCATCGATTCATCGCGCAAGATGTATTGATACTGTTCTGCCGATCCAGTCATTTTATTTTGCCTTCCGAGCGCAAGTATTTGCGTAAATCCAACATAAAAGAACATTCCTTCCATGATGCACGCGAATACGATCAGGCTTTTCAGCAACTGCTGATCGGTTTCCGGTGTGCCGGTTCTGAATTCGGGATTGGTCAGCGTTTCGATGAACGGGAGCAGAAATTCATCCTTGTCGCGAATACTGCCGACCTCGTGATACATGTTGAACACCTCTCCCTGATCGAGGCCGAGAGATTCGACGATGTACTGATAGGCGTGCGTATGGATCGCCTCCTCAAACGCCTGCCGCAGCAAATACTGGCGGCATTCGGGATTGGTGATGTGGCGATATGTGCCAAGCACAATGTTGTTGGCGGCGAGCGAATCGGCAGTCACGAAAAAACCGAGGTTGCGCTTGACGATCAGCCGCTCGTCGTCGGTCAGGCCGTTCGGATCTTTCCACGTCGCGATGTCGCGGCTCATGTTGATTTCCTGCGGCATCCAGTGATTCGCGCAGCCGGCCAGGTATTTGTCCCATGCCCATTTGTATTTGAAAGGGACGAGCTGATTTACGTCGGCGCGGCAGTTGATGATCTGCTTGTCCTCGACTGTCACGCGGCGCGTCGCGTTGCCCGCGGTGTAGCGCTCGTCGCTTGCTCGCCGGTCTGCCGCTGGCTCGACGATTTTCTGCTCGCTCAATACCGCGCGCGTCTGACTGCCGGCAAAACCTTGCGCTTCGTTTTCGCCGCCGTGCCCGCTTTCAAAGCTCAACATGATTTTCTCTCTCCTGGTATTTTTCGTTGGCGGGACATTTTGTTCCCGGCCCAAAGGTGTTCTGACTTCCAGCAGTCGGAAGTTGGTTTGGCAGACGCCGCTATCGGGCTCGCCTGCTCTTTGTACTGGCTCCTGATATACGCCAGATGAATCCGCGAAAGTCCGTCATATCGATTCACAAATCGCAATGCTCGTTTCAATTCAAGTCCCTCGCCGTTTGTCCAAAAAAACCGGCTTCCAATTTGTCTTTGGCGCTATACGCCAAACGCCTTCTGCGCCGCTGAGGTTTGGCAGACACAGACCGAGCGGGAGTTGTAAATTTACTGACAAACCTCGCACTCCGGACTCGATATCGAACAAAACTGTTCGCCCCGCGCCTGCCCGGACGACACCGCATTCAGCTCGCCGCCCTTGCCGGTCGATTTCTCGGCGTGACTCGCGCCTAGCGTGCGCAAGTAATACGTCGTCTTCAACCCCCGCAGCCACGCCAGTTTGTAAGTCTCGTCGAGCTTCTTGCCTGAGGCGCCTGACATATAGATGTTCAGCGACTGCGCCTGGTCGATCCATTTCTGGCGACGCGAGCCGGCTTCGATCAGCCACGTCGGCTCGACCTCGAACGCGGTCGCATACAGCTTGCGGATTTCGGCTGGAACGCGGTCGATTTTCGCCAGGCTGCCGTCGAAATATTTGAGATCGGCGATCATCACCTCGTCCCACATATCGAGCTTTTTGAGATCGTTGACCAGATACTGGTTGGTCACGGTGAATTCGCCCGACAGATTCGATTTCACGTACAGGTTCTGATACGTCGGTTCTATGCTGGCCGAAACGCCGATGATGTTGGCGATGGTCGCGGTCGGCGCGATAGCGAGGCAGTTCGAGTTGCGCATGCCATGCCTGGCGATGCGGGCGCGCAGCGCATCCCAATCTAGCGTGCTCGATTGGTCGACTTCTAGATACCTTGTCCCGAGCCCGGTCGTGGGGCCGCCGCGTTCATCGCCCAGCAGTTTCAGCGAATCCTGCGGCAGGACGCCGCGCGACCAGAGCGAACCCTCATAAGTTGCATAGCGGCCGCGCTCCTCGGCCAGTTCGGTCGATGCCCAGCAGGCGGCATAGGAGACGGCCTCCATCGAGCGATCGGCGAATTCGACGGCGGCGTCCGATGCATAAGGAATGCGCAGCTCGTGCAGGCAATCCTGAAAACCCATGATGCCGAGACCGACCGGCCGGTGCTTGAGATTGGCGTTGCGCGCTTTCGCCACCGCGTAAAAGTTGATGTCGATCACGTTATCCAGCATGCGCATCGCGGTGGT is a window encoding:
- a CDS encoding histone H1-like repetitive region-containing protein, whose product is MATKPKASAAKKPAAKKSAAKKPAKKAAAKKPAAKKTAAKKPAAKAKPAAKKVAAKKTAANKPAAKKVAAKKPAARKPAAKKAAAKKPSASKTAAKKPAAKKAATKAAKPAAAKKPVARKVAPKTAAPRKAAAIPAARKPAAMPAAKPVVKPTGSVTSTPSEASESEKPAPVPGAWPFPMSGNRPN
- a CDS encoding ribonucleotide-diphosphate reductase subunit beta — protein: MLSFESGHGGENEAQGFAGSQTRAVLSEQKIVEPAADRRASDERYTAGNATRRVTVEDKQIINCRADVNQLVPFKYKWAWDKYLAGCANHWMPQEINMSRDIATWKDPNGLTDDERLIVKRNLGFFVTADSLAANNIVLGTYRHITNPECRQYLLRQAFEEAIHTHAYQYIVESLGLDQGEVFNMYHEVGSIRDKDEFLLPFIETLTNPEFRTGTPETDQQLLKSLIVFACIMEGMFFYVGFTQILALGRQNKMTGSAEQYQYILRDESMHCNFGIDVINQIKMENPHLWTSEFREEIRGLIQRGVELEYRYAEDTMPRGVLGLNAPMFKEYLRFIANRRCQQIGLDVLFVGATNPFPWMSEMVDLKKEKNFFETRVTEYQTGGALNWD